The Halostagnicola larsenii XH-48 region CCACGACTGGAACCATCTTCGACAGCGAGAGGAAGAACAACACGACCATGCCGATGGTGCCGACCAGCGAGAGCCACTCGATGACACTCGGGAAGTACTCGCCCGGCGTCGCCGCGTAGATGTGGAAGGTCGGGTGCAAGAATCCCTCGACGACGAACAGCAGTTTCTCGAGGAACGTTCCGGTCAGCACTGCGAGGCCGGCGACGATGGCCCGCGGCTTGCTAAACAGCGACGGGCGAATCGCCTGTGCGAAGATGTACGCAAGCGTCGCCGAGACAAGCCCCATCGAAACCAGATAGACCGGGTGGCCGATTTTGGCATCGGTCGCGGCCGAGTTGACGGATGGGCCGAGGAACGAGCCGTTGACCACCTGCTGGACCTGCAGCCACAGGAACAGCAGACAGAAGAAGCCGAGCCACAGGAGCAGTCCGCGGAAGATGTCGTCGGTGAAGATGTGCTCCCAGTCGTACGCGCGACGGAAGGCGTACGCGATGAGGATGACGCCGCTGATCGCCGAGGTCAGTGCGATGGTAAGGAACTGTGGCCCCTGAACCGCGCCGGTCCAGGCGGGCATCGCCGGAAGCACCGAGAACAGCCACGGGATAACGCCACCGTGAAGCAAGAGTGGTGCCATGATGATGACCGCCAGTGCGAGCCACCAGACCATCTGTTCGATGACCTCGTCTTCTTTCTCCGTGTAGCCGAGCGTCATCATCTTGTACACCGGTTCGAGGTAATCAGGTAACTGATCGCGGAGTCGGTGAATGTCGTATCGAAGCGTCAATCCGAGGTAGGTCGCCGTCATCACGAAGTAGGCCGTGATGACAGTCACGTCCCACACGAGCGGCGAGTTGTTGACCGTGATGTGGAAGTGACCGAGGACGCTCGTGACCATCCGGTCCGGACGACCCATGTGAACCAGAATGTAGAATCCCGCGGCCGAGAGGCCGGCGAGGGTCAGCATTTCTGCGAGGCGGGCGACCGGCAGATACCGGTCCATACCGAGGAGTCGAACGGCGGCCGAGAGGATGATCCCGCCGTGTGCGATCCCGACCCACCAGATGAACGCGCCGATGTACAGTCCCCAGGTGGAGCCGCCACCGGAGCCCCAGTCGCCGAGGCCGGTGACGATCAGTCCCTGCTGGAGCTGATACGCCCACGCGACGAGAAAGGCACCGAGCGCGAGCGCTGAGACGCCGTACAGGACGACGTACTTCCTCGTGAACGTATTGATCGGTCGAAGGATGTCCTCTTCTGAGGGCGTCTTGGTGCTCATAGGGACACCCCAAAGTCACCGACGGTCCCCTCGTCAAGGACGTCCTTGCGGTTGTCGACGAGTTCGATCTCAGAGCCGTCAGCACGTTCAACACTTATATCGCTGTACGCGACAGGTGTCTCAGTCTGGTGGGCATTTGGACCGGGTTCGTTCCCGAAGTAGACGACGTTCGGGTTGGTCCCGATGTCCTCGAGCAGTTTGAAGTTCGAAGACGGCGAACCGGCGTAGTCTTCGAGCGCTCCCTGCGCGTCGTCTTCGTTGCCTCCCTCGAACTCCTCGTCCTCGCCGGGTTCGCTGGCGAGTTCGAGTTCGACGAGGACTTCCTGACTGTCGAGATCGAGGCCGTGCTCTTCGAGCACGTCAAAGACTTCGATGATCGACTCTTCGTACTGAACGGAATCAGCGTCGTCCTCACCGAAGTTTTCGGTGACGATTTCCGCTGCTTTCATGACGGTAAGCAGTTCTTCGGTGAGGTCTTCGGAGGCCTCGAGAACCGACTGAAGGTCAGAATCTGCTCCAGAGAGTGCATCCTCGAGATCCGAGGTCGATGGGAGACTGCTGTCGATCTCGACGAGAGCGCGACCTCTGGCTGCATTGTCGATATATCGCTGTGGGTCACTGGTCTCGCGTTTCATGTCGCCGAATTGGATCGCATCGGGCGGACAGGCGTCCTCGCAGGC contains the following coding sequences:
- the nrfD gene encoding NrfD/PsrC family molybdoenzyme membrane anchor subunit produces the protein MSTKTPSEEDILRPINTFTRKYVVLYGVSALALGAFLVAWAYQLQQGLIVTGLGDWGSGGGSTWGLYIGAFIWWVGIAHGGIILSAAVRLLGMDRYLPVARLAEMLTLAGLSAAGFYILVHMGRPDRMVTSVLGHFHITVNNSPLVWDVTVITAYFVMTATYLGLTLRYDIHRLRDQLPDYLEPVYKMMTLGYTEKEDEVIEQMVWWLALAVIIMAPLLLHGGVIPWLFSVLPAMPAWTGAVQGPQFLTIALTSAISGVILIAYAFRRAYDWEHIFTDDIFRGLLLWLGFFCLLFLWLQVQQVVNGSFLGPSVNSAATDAKIGHPVYLVSMGLVSATLAYIFAQAIRPSLFSKPRAIVAGLAVLTGTFLEKLLFVVEGFLHPTFHIYAATPGEYFPSVIEWLSLVGTIGMVVLFFLSLSKMVPVVELHAIEHLNEDHEHDEPTAATEQEVKA